A stretch of Henckelia pumila isolate YLH828 chromosome 4, ASM3356847v2, whole genome shotgun sequence DNA encodes these proteins:
- the LOC140860023 gene encoding protein MEI2-like 5 isoform X4: MLDFDCLIEEVIPMEKQLKNVSGHKLPFSPSSSKEKNPWRLPSGTDVYHTSSDASLFSTSLPVIRHETFKFSESGQTGLPNDDDFPSLSKFRMGDEDRDPLEDLEPSAIGSGLPGDEDELFAGLMDDFDLTGLPTQLEDLDDDFFESGGGLEIESESHESLVNGISRLSTSDVTSGASAAHYGLANGAGTVSGEHPYGEHPSRTLFVRNINSNVEDSELKSLFEHFGDIRTLYTACKHRGFVMISYYDIRAARTAMRSLQNKPLRRRKLDIHFSIPKDNPSEKDVNQGTLVVFNLDASVSNDDLRQIFGAYGEIKEIRETPHKRHHKFIEFYDVRDADAALKALNRIDIAGKRIKLEPSRPGGARRSLIQQLSLEPDQDEALGFLHHVGSPIANSPPGSWQNFGSPVEHNSFHAYSPTMSNLVSLSPGGSNHLPGLASILPTHDSNSPKMAPIGKDPRRVSQVITKSETAQGAAYQHPYSVYDPKLSSSCDPVSPFGDSKLSSDGTLSGPQFLWGSPTITSEKLNSSPWSSSLKGRPFPLSKQGIGFPHTSPHGSFAGSGHHVGSAPSGIQLDRHFGFFPESPEPSYINQAAAFGVKNYGLNHGIHAVHLGSPGAASRGISFAGNFTESGSPSSRMIPLSRNGPLYFENGSFGGMGTIINDGLFDRARNRRAESGTHTENKRQYQLDLEKIVNGEDSRTTLMIKNIPNKYTSKMLLAAIDETHKGTYDFLYLPIDFKNKCNVGYAFINMVSPSHIVTFYQVFNGKKWEKFNSEKVASLAYARIQGKAGLVSHFQNSSLMNEDKRCRPIIFQSEGQGTGYLESFPSGNLNVFIRQPDGSYAGDSLDSPKDDSDEKL; this comes from the exons ATGCTCGATTTTGACTGTTTAATTGAG GAAGTGATTCCAATGGAGAAACAGTTGAAAAATGTTTCTG GTCATAAACTTCCATTCTCACCGTCATCTTCAAAAGAGAAAAATCCATGGAGACTTCCTAGCGGGACTGATGTATATCATACATCTAGTGAtgctagcttgttttctacctCGTTACCTGTCATACGACATGAGACAT ttaaatttagcgaatcCGGACAAACTGGCCTACCAAATGATGATGATTTTCCTAGCCTTAGTAAATTTCGTATGGGAGATGAAGATAGGGATCCACTCGAAGACCTCGAACCAAGTGCAATAGGAAGCGGTCTTCCAGGTGATGAAGATGAACTTTTCGCCGGTCTCATGGATGATTTCGATCTTACTGGGTTGCCGACTCAACTCGAGGATTTGGATGATGACTTCTTTGAAAGTGGAGGGGGTCTGGAAATAGAATCTGAAAGCCATGAGAGTTTAGTCAATGGTATATCACGGTTATCTACATCTGATGTTACCAGTGGAGCCAGTGCTGCTCATTATGGTTTGGCTAATGGCGCAGGAACTGTAAGTGGTGAGCATCCATACGGAGAGCACCCTTCAAGAACTTTATTTGTTCGGAATATCAACAGTAACGTGGAGGACTCTGAACTTAAGTCTCTCTTTGAG CATTTTGGAGATATCAGAACTCTCTATACTGCGTGCAAGCACAGGGGATTTGTGATGATATCTTACTATGATATCAGAGCTGCTCGAACTGCAATGCGTTCATTACAGAACAAGCCCCTGAGACGAAGAAAACTCGATATTCATTTTTCAATTCCAAAG GATAACCCATCAGAAAAGGATGTGAACCAAGGGACTCTGGTTGTTTTCAATTTGGATGCATCTGTGTCCAATGATGATCTTCGCCAAATATTTGGAGCTTATGGGGAAATTAAGGAG ATAAGGGAAACACCACACAAACGGCACCACAAGTTTATCGAGTTTTATGACGTAAGAGATGCGGATGCAGCTCTTAAGGCTTTAAATAGAATTGACATTGCTGGGAAGCGCATAAAACTTGAACCTAGCCGACCTGGTGGAGCTCGTAGAAG CTTAATTCAGCAGCTGAGTCTAGAGCCGGATCAAGATGAAGCCCTAGGTTTCCTGCATCATGTCGGTTCGCCCATAGCCAACTCTCCTCCAG GTAGCTGGCAAAATTTTGGCAGCCCAGTTGAGCACAATTCATTCCATGCATATAGTCCGACTATGTCTAATTTGGTAAGTCTTAGTCCTGGGGGAAGCAATCACTTGCCTGGGTTGGCCTCTATTCTTCCCACCCATGACTCGAACTCTCCGAAGATGGCCCCTATAGGTAAAGATCCCAGAAGGGTTAGCCAAGTAATTACTAAATCTGAGACAGCACAAGGAGCTGCATATCAGCATCCTTACTCTGTTTATGATCCCAAGTTAAGTTCGAGTTGTGATCCTGTCTCACCATTTGGTGATTCCAAGCTTTCGAGTGATGGAACGCTTTCTGGTCCTCAATTTCTCTGGGGAAGTCCTACTATCACCTCAGAAAAATTAAATTCTTCACCCTGGTCATCATCATTGAAAGGACGTCCATTCCCATTGAGCAAGCAAGGAATTGGTTTTCCACATACTAGTCCACATGGCTCGTTTGCTGGTTCAGGTCATCATGTGGGATCTGCTCCATCTGGTATTCAACTAGACAGGCATTTTGGATTTTTCCCAGAATCGCCAGAACCATCCTATATAAACCAAGCAGCAGCTTTTGGAGTAAAAAATTATGGTCTCAACCATGGTATTCATGCAGTGCATCTTGGTTCTCCTGGGGCTGCGAGCAGAGGAATTTCTTTTGCGGGAAACTTTACGGAAAGTGGTTCTCCTAGCTCCCGAATGATTCCACTGTCGAGAAACGGTCCTTTGTATTTTGAGAATGGCTCTTTTGGTGGCATGGGAACGATAATTAACGACGGACTGTTTGACCGGGCTCGGAATAGAAGGGCTGAGAGTGGTACCCATACGGAAAATAAAAGGCAGTATCAACTTGATTTGGAAAAGATCGTGAATGGTGAAGATAGCAGGACCACTTTGATGATTAAAAACATCCCAAACAA ATACACGTCGAAGATGCTGCTTGCAGCCATCGATGAAACCCACAAGGGTACATATGATTTTCTCTATTTACCGATCGATTTTAAG AATAAGTGCAATGTGGGGTATGCCTTCATAAATATGGTGTCTCCTTCACACATTGTGACTTTCTATCAG GTGTTTAATGGGAAGAAATGGGAAAAGTTCAATAGTGAAAAGGTTGCTTCCTTGGCATATGCAAGAATCCAAGGAAAGGCAGGTCTTGTCTCGCACTTCCAGAATTCGAGTTTAATGAATGAAGACAAACGCTGTCGACCAATTATTTTCCAGTCGGAGGGCCAAGGGACTGGTTACCTG GAATCTTTTCCATCTGGCAACTTGAATGTTTTTATACGTCAGCCAGATGGATCTTATGCTGGAGACTCCCTCGACAGCCCAAAGGACGATTCAGATGAGAAGCTGTAG
- the LOC140860023 gene encoding protein MEI2-like 2 isoform X5 has product MLNWVFKAQSDYDDLVPFNVLFLQEVIPMEKQLKNVSGHKLPFSPSSSKEKNPWRLPSGTDVYHTSSDASLFSTSLPVIRHETFKFSESGQTGLPNDDDFPSLSKFRMGDEDRDPLEDLEPSAIGSGLPGDEDELFAGLMDDFDLTGLPTQLEDLDDDFFESGGGLEIESESHESLVNGTVSGEHPYGEHPSRTLFVRNINSNVEDSELKSLFEHFGDIRTLYTACKHRGFVMISYYDIRAARTAMRSLQNKPLRRRKLDIHFSIPKDNPSEKDVNQGTLVVFNLDASVSNDDLRQIFGAYGEIKEIRETPHKRHHKFIEFYDVRDADAALKALNRIDIAGKRIKLEPSRPGGARRSLIQQLSLEPDQDEALGFLHHVGSPIANSPPGSWQNFGSPVEHNSFHAYSPTMSNLVSLSPGGSNHLPGLASILPTHDSNSPKMAPIGKDPRRVSQVITKSETAQGAAYQHPYSVYDPKLSSSCDPVSPFGDSKLSSDGTLSGPQFLWGSPTITSEKLNSSPWSSSLKGRPFPLSKQGIGFPHTSPHGSFAGSGHHVGSAPSGIQLDRHFGFFPESPEPSYINQAAAFGVKNYGLNHGIHAVHLGSPGAASRGISFAGNFTESGSPSSRMIPLSRNGPLYFENGSFGGMGTIINDGLFDRARNRRAESGTHTENKRQYQLDLEKIVNGEDSRTTLMIKNIPNKYTSKMLLAAIDETHKGTYDFLYLPIDFKNKCNVGYAFINMVSPSHIVTFYQVFNGKKWEKFNSEKVASLAYARIQGKAGLVSHFQNSSLMNEDKRCRPIIFQSEGQGTGYLESFPSGNLNVFIRQPDGSYAGDSLDSPKDDSDEKL; this is encoded by the exons ATGCTTAACTGGGTATTCAAAG CTCAGAGCGATTATGACGATTTGGTTCCTTTTAATGTTTTGTTTCTGCAGGAAGTGATTCCAATGGAGAAACAGTTGAAAAATGTTTCTG GTCATAAACTTCCATTCTCACCGTCATCTTCAAAAGAGAAAAATCCATGGAGACTTCCTAGCGGGACTGATGTATATCATACATCTAGTGAtgctagcttgttttctacctCGTTACCTGTCATACGACATGAGACAT ttaaatttagcgaatcCGGACAAACTGGCCTACCAAATGATGATGATTTTCCTAGCCTTAGTAAATTTCGTATGGGAGATGAAGATAGGGATCCACTCGAAGACCTCGAACCAAGTGCAATAGGAAGCGGTCTTCCAGGTGATGAAGATGAACTTTTCGCCGGTCTCATGGATGATTTCGATCTTACTGGGTTGCCGACTCAACTCGAGGATTTGGATGATGACTTCTTTGAAAGTGGAGGGGGTCTGGAAATAGAATCTGAAAGCCATGAGAGTTTAGTCAATG GAACTGTAAGTGGTGAGCATCCATACGGAGAGCACCCTTCAAGAACTTTATTTGTTCGGAATATCAACAGTAACGTGGAGGACTCTGAACTTAAGTCTCTCTTTGAG CATTTTGGAGATATCAGAACTCTCTATACTGCGTGCAAGCACAGGGGATTTGTGATGATATCTTACTATGATATCAGAGCTGCTCGAACTGCAATGCGTTCATTACAGAACAAGCCCCTGAGACGAAGAAAACTCGATATTCATTTTTCAATTCCAAAG GATAACCCATCAGAAAAGGATGTGAACCAAGGGACTCTGGTTGTTTTCAATTTGGATGCATCTGTGTCCAATGATGATCTTCGCCAAATATTTGGAGCTTATGGGGAAATTAAGGAG ATAAGGGAAACACCACACAAACGGCACCACAAGTTTATCGAGTTTTATGACGTAAGAGATGCGGATGCAGCTCTTAAGGCTTTAAATAGAATTGACATTGCTGGGAAGCGCATAAAACTTGAACCTAGCCGACCTGGTGGAGCTCGTAGAAG CTTAATTCAGCAGCTGAGTCTAGAGCCGGATCAAGATGAAGCCCTAGGTTTCCTGCATCATGTCGGTTCGCCCATAGCCAACTCTCCTCCAG GTAGCTGGCAAAATTTTGGCAGCCCAGTTGAGCACAATTCATTCCATGCATATAGTCCGACTATGTCTAATTTGGTAAGTCTTAGTCCTGGGGGAAGCAATCACTTGCCTGGGTTGGCCTCTATTCTTCCCACCCATGACTCGAACTCTCCGAAGATGGCCCCTATAGGTAAAGATCCCAGAAGGGTTAGCCAAGTAATTACTAAATCTGAGACAGCACAAGGAGCTGCATATCAGCATCCTTACTCTGTTTATGATCCCAAGTTAAGTTCGAGTTGTGATCCTGTCTCACCATTTGGTGATTCCAAGCTTTCGAGTGATGGAACGCTTTCTGGTCCTCAATTTCTCTGGGGAAGTCCTACTATCACCTCAGAAAAATTAAATTCTTCACCCTGGTCATCATCATTGAAAGGACGTCCATTCCCATTGAGCAAGCAAGGAATTGGTTTTCCACATACTAGTCCACATGGCTCGTTTGCTGGTTCAGGTCATCATGTGGGATCTGCTCCATCTGGTATTCAACTAGACAGGCATTTTGGATTTTTCCCAGAATCGCCAGAACCATCCTATATAAACCAAGCAGCAGCTTTTGGAGTAAAAAATTATGGTCTCAACCATGGTATTCATGCAGTGCATCTTGGTTCTCCTGGGGCTGCGAGCAGAGGAATTTCTTTTGCGGGAAACTTTACGGAAAGTGGTTCTCCTAGCTCCCGAATGATTCCACTGTCGAGAAACGGTCCTTTGTATTTTGAGAATGGCTCTTTTGGTGGCATGGGAACGATAATTAACGACGGACTGTTTGACCGGGCTCGGAATAGAAGGGCTGAGAGTGGTACCCATACGGAAAATAAAAGGCAGTATCAACTTGATTTGGAAAAGATCGTGAATGGTGAAGATAGCAGGACCACTTTGATGATTAAAAACATCCCAAACAA ATACACGTCGAAGATGCTGCTTGCAGCCATCGATGAAACCCACAAGGGTACATATGATTTTCTCTATTTACCGATCGATTTTAAG AATAAGTGCAATGTGGGGTATGCCTTCATAAATATGGTGTCTCCTTCACACATTGTGACTTTCTATCAG GTGTTTAATGGGAAGAAATGGGAAAAGTTCAATAGTGAAAAGGTTGCTTCCTTGGCATATGCAAGAATCCAAGGAAAGGCAGGTCTTGTCTCGCACTTCCAGAATTCGAGTTTAATGAATGAAGACAAACGCTGTCGACCAATTATTTTCCAGTCGGAGGGCCAAGGGACTGGTTACCTG GAATCTTTTCCATCTGGCAACTTGAATGTTTTTATACGTCAGCCAGATGGATCTTATGCTGGAGACTCCCTCGACAGCCCAAAGGACGATTCAGATGAGAAGCTGTAG